A part of Miscanthus floridulus cultivar M001 chromosome 6, ASM1932011v1, whole genome shotgun sequence genomic DNA contains:
- the LOC136458419 gene encoding transcription termination factor MTERF2, chloroplastic-like, protein MLRLQKHLSLHLQDLLPVHRSASLIQLSLQRVLLSTASATYSSPGHFAADDYLVSTCGITREQAAKAAKCISHWKSFSNADAVLSFLTGPALGLSKADITLLVAKDPRILNCSVDNTLRVRVDRFRSYGFSGAQISIFVRVAPYSFRTFNIDEKLGFWMPFLGSPDKFLRIVRRNSYLVTSDLHKVVKTNIRLLQEYGLSEQEIGKMCVSNPRLLTGNPDSTRAILVRADEMGVPRNTLLFRQAVTAVAGLAPETMASKLKMMAKILGCSDAEVARMVQRNPLVLVRSRERIQRICEFLTKVVGVDTKYIQGLPTILMYSLERRLVPRHYVMKVLQEKGLIRKDQSFYTMVSLSDSVFCSRYVHPHKDVLPSLADAYASACNVKIAT, encoded by the coding sequence atgctcCGCCTCCAAAAACATCTCTCCCTTCACCTGCAAGATCTCCTTCCCGTCCACCGCTCCGCATCTCTCATACAGCTCTCCCTCCAGCGCGTTCTCCTCTCCACCGCCTCCGCGACCTACTCCTCTCCGGGCCACTTCGCCGCCGATGACTACCTCGTCTCCACCTGCGGCATCACCCGAGAGCAAGCCGCGAAAGCCGCGAAGTGTATCTCCCACTGGAAATCGTTCTCCAACGCCGATGCAGTGCTCTCCTTCCTCACCGGCCCGGCGCTCGGCCTCTCCAAGGCCGACATCACGCTGCTCGTGGCCAAAGACCCGCGCATCCTCAACTGCAGCGTCGACAACACCCTGCGGGTCCGCGTGGACCGCTTCCGCAGCTACGGCTTCTCCGGCGCGCAGATCAGCATCTTCGTCCGCGTGGCCCCCTATTCATTCCGCACCTTCAACATCGACGAGAAGCTCGGCTTCTGGATGCCCTTCCTCGGCTCGCCCGACAAGTTCCTCCGCATCGTCAGGCGTAACTCCTACCTCGTAACCTCCGACCTCCACAAGGTGGTGAAGACCAACATCCGGCTGCTCCAGGAGTACGGTCTATCTGAACAGGAGATTGGCAAAATGTGCGTGTCCAACCCGAGGCTGCTCACCGGCAACCCGGACAGCACCAGGGCCATCCTCGTGCGTGCTGATGAGATGGGCGTGCCCCGCAACACGCTTTTGTTCAGGCAGGCTGTGACCGCCGTGGCGGGCCTCGCCCCGGAGACCATGGCCTCTAAGCTCAAGATGATGGCCAAGATTCTCGGGTGCTCAGACGCTGAGGTTGCCAGAATGGTGCAGAGGAACCCGTTGGTGCTGGTGCGCTCCAGGGAGAGGATTCAGCGCATCTGTGAGTTCCTGACCAAAGTGGTCGGCGTGGATACCAAGTACATTCAGGGCTTGCCCACAATCCTGATGTACAGTCTGGAACGCCGGCTGGTGCCCCGGCATTACGTCATGAAGGTGCTCCAGGAGAAAGGATTGATCCGAAAAGATCAGAGCTTCTACACGATGGTCTCGCTTAGTGATAGCGTGTTCTGCTCAAGGTATGTACATCCTCATAAGGATGTTCTTCCTAGCCTTGCCGATGCATATGCATCTGCTTGCAATGTGAAAATAGCCACCTGA